In Psychrobacter immobilis, a single genomic region encodes these proteins:
- a CDS encoding DUF2254 domain-containing protein codes for MDKHPKSGWLKSLLLTIMHRLKQFAQLWSLQTLLDLPDRLRNLWQQLIGSYWFIPTACVIVGILLAPLLVTIDQHFDRETVREITFAFTGDDDAARAIMTAIAGAVLGVAGTTFSITIAVLSMASSQFGPRLLRNFLTDTPNQFVLGAFIGTFSYSLLVLKSIHKYDVAFGVPQLAVTFAIIMAIICALLLVYFVQHMVHAIQASHVIQNASNDAINNIHYWYRDHCDIQHQRDIEHHDIEQFHHWSAMPIYPPSSGYVQQFYLESLITLTQDYGGVVQMRINLGDYVTDKNVIGYFYQRPAGHPNNRQKTATPSLAVVPRAPDGLFWQRFAGCIRIEQRLAHSNDIAYSLGQMTEIAVRALSPGINDPKTAVNCVQSLTSCLSIMMRRQPPSPYHFYTPAQNDDSSKAEVRQQRLAILAIVTHTPKISDFINTSLGEIRRYAAADLMVLKALCQAMVNLSYARVNNAQQQTLLHEIKLIKRAGEENLSYQELIDDLSAMCQQAQQFILSNDAHHQYFDYVSAFDAHIRQALQTQSR; via the coding sequence TTGGATAAACACCCTAAAAGTGGCTGGCTTAAGTCGCTATTGCTCACCATCATGCATAGGTTAAAGCAATTTGCCCAGCTCTGGTCGCTACAGACGCTACTGGATTTACCCGATCGACTAAGAAACCTATGGCAGCAGCTTATTGGCTCTTATTGGTTTATCCCAACGGCGTGCGTCATCGTTGGAATATTGCTTGCGCCTTTATTGGTCACTATCGATCAACACTTTGACCGCGAAACAGTTAGAGAGATTACCTTTGCTTTTACCGGTGACGACGATGCGGCGCGCGCTATCATGACAGCGATTGCAGGCGCAGTATTAGGCGTAGCAGGCACGACCTTTTCCATTACAATCGCCGTGCTATCGATGGCCTCTTCGCAATTTGGCCCACGGCTATTGCGCAATTTTTTGACCGATACGCCAAATCAATTTGTATTGGGGGCGTTCATTGGCACCTTTAGTTATAGTTTATTGGTGTTAAAATCCATCCATAAATATGACGTAGCTTTTGGTGTGCCACAGCTCGCAGTGACTTTTGCGATTATCATGGCAATTATATGTGCGCTGTTGCTGGTGTACTTTGTACAGCATATGGTACATGCCATTCAAGCCTCACATGTGATTCAAAACGCCAGCAATGATGCGATTAATAATATTCACTATTGGTATCGTGATCATTGCGATATCCAGCATCAACGCGATATAGAACATCATGACATTGAACAGTTTCATCATTGGTCAGCGATGCCCATTTATCCACCAAGCTCAGGTTATGTCCAACAATTCTATCTTGAATCACTGATTACACTGACACAAGACTATGGCGGCGTGGTGCAAATGCGTATTAATCTTGGTGATTATGTCACTGACAAAAACGTCATCGGTTACTTTTACCAGCGTCCAGCAGGTCATCCAAACAATCGACAAAAAACAGCGACGCCATCTTTAGCTGTTGTACCGCGTGCCCCTGACGGGCTTTTTTGGCAACGCTTTGCAGGCTGTATACGTATCGAACAACGACTGGCTCATTCTAACGATATTGCTTATAGCTTGGGACAAATGACTGAAATCGCCGTCCGCGCCTTATCGCCTGGTATCAATGATCCAAAAACAGCGGTCAACTGCGTACAATCACTGACCAGTTGCTTAAGTATTATGATGCGTCGCCAGCCGCCCAGTCCCTATCATTTTTATACACCGGCACAAAACGATGATTCATCGAAAGCCGAAGTTAGACAGCAACGCTTGGCGATATTAGCCATAGTTACTCATACTCCCAAAATATCTGATTTTATCAATACCTCGCTTGGCGAGATACGTCGGTATGCAGCAGCAGATTTGATGGTCTTAAAAGCGCTATGTCAGGCGATGGTCAATCTAAGTTATGCTCGCGTAAATAACGCACAGCAGCAAACCCTATTGCATGAGATAAAACTGATTAAGCGTGCTGGAGAAGAAAACCTAAGCTATCAAGAGCTGATAGATGACTTGAGCGCGATGTGCCAACAAGCCCAACAATTTATACTTAGTAACGATGCTCATCATCAGTATTTTGACTATGTTAGCGCGTTTGACGCCCATATTCGCCAAGCATTACAAACGCAATCAAGATAG
- the wrbA gene encoding NAD(P)H:quinone oxidoreductase: protein MSQTAPYVLVLYYSNYGTTKTLAYAIAQGIEDAGMTARIRTVPTVAPETTSSKPAIPDEGDLYCTMDDLKDCMGLALGSPTHFGNMAAPMKYFWDNTVTIWLAGNLQNKPAAVFTATGSMHGGQETTLLTMMLPLMHHGMILVGVPYAEPALNRTHRGGSPYGASHVSGALHDQPVSADERELAIAQGRRLAISATALAQANWTR, encoded by the coding sequence ATGAGTCAGACCGCCCCTTATGTTTTGGTGCTCTATTATTCAAATTACGGTACGACTAAGACATTGGCTTATGCTATCGCTCAAGGTATTGAGGATGCTGGTATGACAGCCCGTATCCGTACTGTACCAACGGTTGCACCCGAGACCACGTCGAGCAAGCCTGCAATACCTGATGAAGGTGACTTATATTGCACTATGGACGATCTAAAAGACTGTATGGGTTTGGCGCTTGGTAGCCCGACGCACTTCGGTAATATGGCTGCTCCCATGAAATATTTTTGGGACAATACGGTCACTATTTGGCTGGCAGGTAATTTACAGAACAAACCTGCTGCTGTATTTACTGCGACCGGCTCGATGCACGGCGGTCAAGAGACGACATTGCTGACCATGATGTTGCCGTTGATGCATCACGGCATGATCCTTGTTGGTGTGCCTTATGCTGAGCCTGCGCTTAATCGTACTCATCGTGGTGGCTCGCCTTATGGTGCCAGCCACGTGAGTGGGGCGTTGCATGATCAACCCGTCTCAGCTGATGAGCGCGAGTTGGCTATCGCCCAAGGTCGCCGCTTGGCGATTAGTGCTACTGCATTGGCGCAAGCTAACTGGACTCGCTAA
- a CDS encoding DUF3108 domain-containing protein, translated as MSFLSNDQKSLTTDTNNTKRSKSKFLTALTTGASIATIGAISMTAPTLASAKNIEPSSANYSFTVEDKYKGTATRTLNKSGNTWKYNVNARVAGVASASQNSTFTINGNNVIPTQASTTYKLLGVGRTHKLDFNPSSKKVVSNYKGKSTTMNMAQQAFDDLSLEVQIRQDLLNGKFSGNYYMAKKDKIEKTPFKKSGNTKITVPAGTFDTVRVDRIHDDNSRSTSFWLAPSLDYLPVKVSQINDGKKMDLELTKVN; from the coding sequence ATGAGTTTTTTATCAAACGATCAAAAGTCATTAACAACCGATACTAATAATACCAAACGCAGCAAGTCTAAGTTTTTAACCGCCCTAACCACTGGGGCCAGTATTGCTACGATTGGAGCGATAAGTATGACTGCACCTACCCTTGCCAGCGCAAAGAATATCGAACCTTCAAGCGCTAACTACAGCTTTACTGTTGAAGACAAATATAAAGGCACGGCTACTCGCACGCTTAACAAATCAGGTAATACTTGGAAATATAATGTCAATGCTCGGGTGGCAGGTGTCGCAAGCGCTTCGCAAAACAGCACTTTTACCATCAACGGTAATAATGTCATTCCGACTCAAGCCAGCACCACTTATAAGCTATTAGGCGTTGGTCGTACGCACAAATTAGACTTTAATCCAAGCAGTAAAAAGGTGGTGAGTAACTATAAAGGCAAATCAACGACCATGAACATGGCACAACAAGCTTTTGATGATTTAAGTTTGGAAGTGCAAATTCGCCAAGATTTACTGAACGGTAAATTCTCTGGTAACTATTACATGGCGAAAAAAGACAAAATAGAGAAAACCCCTTTTAAAAAATCTGGTAACACCAAGATTACCGTTCCAGCTGGCACATTTGATACCGTACGTGTCGACCGTATCCACGATGACAATAGTCGTTCTACCAGTTTTTGGCTGGCACCAAGCTTAGACTACCTACCAGTAAAAGTTAGCCAAATTAATGATGGCAAAAAGATGGATTTAGAATTAACCAAAGTAAATTAA
- a CDS encoding M66 family metalloprotease codes for MLSACGEGDGSTSSLVPPTINLPVETPPVKPPVTTPVKPPATSIPATPLEPSTPIKPPVTSIPATPLEPSTPIKYPEPKKDIADFYLLGFFDHDGRAGEIRAIRPDLVGDFQAMIQFGQNHTVDPQGNEAKNMPRLTAEKEALLLVTPTLEMGDINKLAAEIYKDGVLLRTVNLADPTQIPDTDQTNTDQRARVAYSKRAWSTKLNWDEVQGGLKIRIVDDQNRSGELSEDNIDFAAPGELVLTNIRLGMLTDAPQSWGHYMLRDPERAGSDYFQTIPAAQMTVASYDDMKLERVMVANGTIYDSISDSNDAGVYAGDMRENTAKSTFGVGINLANWGVTSASMQSQEQPQLTQNVNAHHARGKYKNGEYNHGLSGGNGMLTLIDSQGNEFSHEIGHHYGLSHYPGEQNGDFFWAEHHANSGWGYNGVRNKMRSNLDWPRQVEGDGLTGKPLFLATYGYGRDAMSGGSQSGAYSNYTHYTGYSTKIKIQPAFDKAVFDADSPTGYKKWNAELRKMEVIQPKVWKESKNVWYNSANGNYLKPRLQGVPVFTILGGYDPVAQKGIIYPEARGNWGNVFELPTPNNSLESASCWLSVTYSNNTINDIALAPNRMNGNANKFHINLAIAEDPKKVDLYCKKVNEAQVQLSTIDIRQYSDAIKPAVTFGKEQGYTALRKVELPTLEQKLLAQAENSTISLDANGQLLYDSYKEYRDELSPLALQTLERYEKQQETLNRLNRWVNVYRTDLIKKEPEALTEFQKFVVDLELQDDKPLDNMTTIRNGNNCLKVETLEGGKLNSFISGPSGCTGDDSEQWIYDLKGKIHSKMALDQCLTEQGSWVVLGTCSLDSPAQVWEMNGTDQIKQGGKCFDLRTGNLVDNRGSLITYNCSGGWNQKWTTLTKNPSFILATAGNNLPLIVDSLQKQPVSTDDMQTRSLSMDSKEEPSVLAKVSTAISNWIDNLVN; via the coding sequence ATGCTTTCTGCTTGTGGTGAAGGTGATGGCAGCACATCATCACTTGTACCACCAACCATTAATCTACCAGTAGAAACGCCGCCTGTTAAACCACCCGTCACTACGCCTGTTAAGCCGCCAGCAACGAGTATTCCTGCTACGCCACTTGAACCAAGTACGCCTATTAAGCCACCGGTAACGAGTATTCCTGCTACGCCACTTGAACCAAGTACGCCTATTAAATATCCAGAACCAAAAAAGGATATTGCTGATTTTTATTTATTAGGGTTTTTTGACCACGATGGTAGAGCGGGAGAAATTCGTGCTATTCGTCCAGACTTGGTTGGCGACTTTCAAGCGATGATACAGTTTGGGCAGAATCATACCGTTGATCCACAGGGTAACGAAGCAAAAAACATGCCGCGCCTGACGGCAGAAAAAGAGGCGCTGTTATTAGTGACGCCTACGCTTGAAATGGGTGACATTAATAAATTAGCGGCTGAAATTTACAAAGACGGGGTTTTATTACGAACTGTCAATTTAGCCGATCCGACTCAAATCCCAGACACGGATCAGACTAACACTGATCAGCGCGCACGCGTTGCTTACAGTAAGCGTGCTTGGTCAACCAAACTCAACTGGGATGAGGTACAAGGTGGTCTCAAAATTCGCATTGTGGATGACCAAAATCGTAGCGGTGAATTGTCAGAAGATAACATAGATTTTGCCGCCCCTGGTGAGTTGGTATTGACCAATATCCGTCTGGGCATGTTAACGGATGCACCTCAATCTTGGGGTCATTATATGCTACGCGATCCAGAAAGAGCGGGTTCAGACTACTTCCAAACCATTCCAGCAGCACAAATGACCGTTGCTAGCTATGATGACATGAAGCTCGAACGAGTAATGGTCGCCAATGGCACTATTTATGATTCAATCAGTGACTCAAATGATGCTGGCGTTTATGCTGGTGATATGCGCGAAAACACCGCGAAATCAACCTTTGGTGTTGGCATTAATTTAGCCAATTGGGGCGTCACCAGTGCTTCAATGCAAAGTCAAGAGCAACCGCAATTGACCCAAAACGTCAATGCGCATCACGCTCGCGGTAAATATAAGAATGGTGAATATAACCACGGCTTAAGCGGCGGTAATGGTATGTTGACCCTAATCGACTCTCAAGGTAATGAGTTCAGCCACGAAATCGGTCATCATTATGGCTTGAGTCATTATCCTGGTGAACAGAACGGCGATTTCTTTTGGGCCGAGCATCATGCTAATAGTGGCTGGGGCTATAATGGCGTCAGAAACAAAATGCGCAGCAACTTAGACTGGCCACGACAGGTCGAGGGTGATGGTCTCACTGGTAAACCTCTTTTCTTAGCCACCTATGGCTATGGTCGCGATGCGATGTCTGGTGGATCACAGAGTGGCGCTTATTCAAACTATACTCACTATACGGGTTATAGTACAAAAATTAAGATACAGCCAGCATTTGATAAAGCAGTATTTGACGCTGACTCACCAACTGGCTATAAGAAATGGAATGCTGAGCTTAGAAAGATGGAAGTCATCCAGCCTAAAGTGTGGAAAGAATCCAAAAACGTTTGGTACAACAGTGCCAACGGTAATTACTTAAAACCACGCTTACAAGGCGTGCCAGTATTTACCATTTTAGGCGGTTATGACCCTGTCGCGCAAAAAGGCATCATTTATCCAGAAGCACGTGGTAACTGGGGCAACGTCTTTGAGTTACCGACACCGAATAACTCACTTGAATCAGCAAGCTGCTGGTTAAGCGTTACTTATAGTAATAACACGATTAATGATATTGCGTTGGCTCCTAATCGAATGAATGGTAATGCCAATAAATTCCATATCAATTTAGCCATCGCTGAAGATCCGAAAAAAGTAGATTTGTACTGTAAAAAGGTCAATGAAGCACAAGTACAGCTCTCAACCATTGATATTCGTCAATATAGTGATGCGATTAAACCCGCGGTTACCTTTGGTAAAGAACAGGGCTATACGGCACTAAGAAAGGTAGAATTGCCAACCTTAGAGCAGAAACTTCTTGCTCAAGCAGAAAATTCGACTATTAGTTTAGACGCCAACGGTCAGTTATTATATGATTCTTATAAAGAGTATCGTGATGAGCTTAGCCCTTTAGCACTCCAAACATTAGAGCGTTATGAGAAGCAGCAAGAAACTCTAAATCGTCTAAACCGTTGGGTCAATGTCTATCGTACGGATTTAATCAAAAAAGAGCCTGAAGCACTTACCGAATTTCAAAAGTTTGTTGTAGATTTAGAGCTACAAGATGACAAACCTTTAGATAATATGACTACTATCCGTAATGGCAACAACTGCCTTAAAGTTGAAACTCTAGAAGGTGGTAAGTTAAATAGCTTTATTAGCGGCCCAAGTGGCTGTACTGGTGATGACTCTGAACAGTGGATTTACGATCTTAAAGGTAAAATTCACAGCAAAATGGCATTAGATCAGTGTTTAACGGAACAAGGTTCTTGGGTCGTTTTAGGCACTTGTAGCTTGGACTCGCCAGCGCAAGTTTGGGAGATGAACGGTACTGACCAAATCAAACAAGGTGGCAAATGCTTTGATTTGCGTACTGGTAATTTAGTAGATAATCGCGGAAGCTTAATTACTTACAATTGTAGTGGTGGCTGGAATCAGAAATGGACAACGTTAACCAAAAACCCAAGCTTTATCTTAGCAACCGCTGGTAATAATCTACCGTTAATCGTAGATAGTCTGCAAAAACAGCCAGTATCGACGGATGATATGCAAACGCGTTCATTAAGTATGGACAGTAAAGAAGAGCCATCAGTGCTAGCAAAAGTAAGCACTGCGATAAGCAATTGGATTGACAATCTAGTCAATTAA
- a CDS encoding YihY family inner membrane protein → MENLSKKIPFLHQRWFQFLRFLTRHFFEDNCQQKAASLTYTTMLSIVPVLTVLLMILSSVPALASVRAQIYEVIYSNLLPQSSMQVSEYINSFAEKSSNLTIIGAMVLFFTTIMTLTTIERAFNQIWRVENRSGGMKSMLRYWTIVTLGPLVLGTAFLASSAVQSLSFLNRQIAGYGIDWSFWVQAVSIGITVAGFIGMYWFIPKARVPAKNAAIAGLFVAIVFELMKHLFGTVMANFTSYEAIYGAFAALPIFLLWIYLSWNLILLGVEISYTLTIFETEEVYPRHPLLSLLDMLNLVYTHHLKGEAVSEQALRNVLGRKELPKWYTYINYLQDSNLITMTEDNDYVLKRDLSKMTLWDFYRTLPYPLPIKDELDEMGPEDQKPWLSLLVNRFENTEAYAKQQLDLPLNAIFANSEPRKKADSNGKGIKGGQSNLFRKTSATTAALDKNEPNKDTPHFDPIAYDKDSDIECDERDNEILIPKDLNDSQTKTNGNLFNHKGDIITESDNPKTN, encoded by the coding sequence ATGGAAAATTTATCAAAAAAAATCCCGTTTTTACATCAACGCTGGTTTCAATTTTTACGATTCTTGACTCGGCACTTTTTTGAAGACAATTGCCAGCAAAAAGCGGCATCGCTGACCTACACGACTATGTTGTCAATTGTACCCGTCCTAACCGTCTTATTGATGATCCTATCTTCTGTACCAGCACTTGCATCCGTTAGAGCACAGATATATGAAGTGATTTATAGTAACTTGCTACCACAATCAAGCATGCAGGTCAGTGAGTACATCAATAGCTTTGCTGAAAAATCCTCAAATCTAACCATCATTGGGGCGATGGTGTTATTTTTTACGACCATTATGACGTTAACAACCATCGAGCGCGCATTTAACCAAATCTGGCGGGTAGAAAATCGCTCTGGCGGTATGAAAAGTATGCTGCGCTACTGGACCATCGTCACGTTAGGACCGTTAGTACTGGGTACGGCATTTCTTGCTTCAAGCGCGGTACAAAGCTTGAGTTTTTTAAATCGACAAATTGCTGGTTATGGCATTGACTGGTCTTTTTGGGTACAAGCCGTATCCATTGGTATCACTGTCGCAGGCTTTATTGGTATGTACTGGTTCATTCCAAAAGCCCGCGTACCCGCAAAAAATGCAGCCATTGCTGGTCTCTTCGTCGCTATCGTATTCGAGCTGATGAAGCACCTGTTTGGTACAGTAATGGCAAACTTCACCAGTTATGAAGCGATTTACGGGGCTTTTGCGGCACTGCCCATCTTCTTATTATGGATATATTTGTCTTGGAATTTAATTCTATTAGGTGTTGAGATTAGCTATACCTTGACGATTTTTGAGACTGAAGAGGTCTATCCACGCCACCCTCTGCTAAGTTTGCTTGATATGCTAAACCTCGTTTATACCCATCATTTAAAAGGGGAAGCGGTAAGCGAACAAGCGCTACGTAATGTGCTAGGACGCAAAGAGCTACCAAAATGGTATACCTATATTAATTATCTGCAAGACAGCAATTTAATCACCATGACTGAAGATAATGATTATGTGCTCAAGAGAGATTTGAGCAAAATGACATTATGGGATTTTTATCGCACGCTACCTTATCCCTTGCCTATCAAAGATGAGCTAGATGAGATGGGGCCAGAGGATCAAAAACCTTGGCTTAGCTTGCTAGTCAATCGTTTTGAGAATACGGAAGCTTATGCCAAGCAACAGTTAGATCTACCGTTAAATGCTATTTTTGCCAATAGTGAGCCACGTAAAAAAGCTGATTCTAATGGAAAAGGCATCAAAGGCGGTCAATCAAATTTATTTAGAAAAACCTCGGCAACCACTGCAGCATTAGACAAGAATGAGCCGAACAAAGACACCCCACACTTTGACCCAATAGCTTATGATAAAGACAGTGATATTGAATGCGATGAGCGGGACAATGAGATTCTTATTCCTAAAGATTTGAATGACTCTCAAACTAAAACCAATGGTAATCTCTTTAATCATAAAGGCGATATCATTACTGAATCAGATAACCCAAAAACGAATTAA
- a CDS encoding co-chaperone GroES, translated as MMNIRPLHDRIVVRRIEEETKTAGGILLPGSAQEKPSQGEVLATGNGQIRDNGETRALDVKTGDKVLFGQYAGQTVKVDGEELLIMKESDVLGVLEG; from the coding sequence TTGATGAATATTCGTCCTTTACATGATCGCATCGTTGTCCGCCGCATAGAAGAAGAAACAAAAACGGCTGGTGGTATCTTGCTTCCTGGTTCTGCTCAAGAAAAACCTTCACAAGGTGAAGTGCTAGCAACTGGTAACGGTCAGATTCGTGACAACGGCGAAACTCGCGCGTTAGATGTAAAAACTGGCGACAAAGTCTTGTTCGGTCAATATGCTGGTCAAACCGTGAAAGTTGACGGCGAAGAACTATTGATTATGAAAGAATCTGATGTATTGGGTGTGTTAGAAGGCTAG